The DNA window CTGAATCACACCTTTGGCGTCGGTGGCGATGCTAGAGAAGTTGGCGCTGTTGAAGATCGCGCTCTGCAACGCGCCTGCCTGGCGGAGCGCCTCTTCAGCCTCCTTGCGCGCGGTATTGTCGGTGCCGATCAGGAGGTATCCGATGATGCCGTCCTGCGCGTCGCGCAGCGCTGTGACTGACACCACCGCCGGAAACCGACTTCCGTCTTTGCGAATATAAGTCAGCTCATAGATGTCCTCGATTCCGCGCGAGGCCTTGAACACCAGGGCCTCGAAGCCTGGCGTGATCGAAGTCGAAAGCTCCGTGCTCAAGGCTTGAGCGCGCGCAATCAACTCCTGTGGATCGGAGATGTCGGCCGGGGTGATCGTGTTCATCACTTCGGCAGCCGTGTAGCCAAGCATCCGCTCGGCGCCGACGTTGAAGATCTGAATCACCCCTTTGGCGTCGGTGGCGATGCTGGAAAAGTTCGCACTGTTAAAGATCGCGCTCTGCAGGGCGCCCGCTTTAACGATGGACTCGTCCGTCTGATGATGTGCTGCGTTGTCAGGGGACAGGGCAAGTAGGTTCTCGATGTCCTTCTCCGTGGGTAAATTCGAGATCAGGTTTCCTAACAAAGATCTACGGCCGCGACTCGTTCAATGTTGAAAGCCACGAAGCCATGTCAGTGAAGAAGTTCTTTGACGGAATATTCAAGTTGAGCCGGAGAATAGGGCTTCTGAAGGAATTGACCCCCATCGACGAACATCTCTGTCATATCGGCGGTGAGAGGGCTGCCGGACGTGTATAGCACCCGCAATCCCGGCTGAAGCTTGATGGCCTGGTTCGCCACGTCGTATCCGCCGAAGGCCAATGCACTGAGGCGGATATCGACAAAGAGCGCGTCAATTTGTGGAGGCGTCGACAGGTGCAAGAGTGCGGCGGCCAGATCGCCGGCCAGGAGGACGGTATGACCCAGGTCGCCAATTGTCCACTCGGCGGTTTGGCGGATGAATACCTCGTCTTCAACGATGAGAATAACGGCCATCAATGGGCCATGAGCAGCAAAATCGGCATGTTATCAGAAGCCCCCTGACTGCGGAGCTCGCAGTCAACACGAAACTCGCGTCTCGGGGGAAGGTTCCATGAGGTGTCGTATTATGTTCGTGAGCGATGGCTGTCTTTGTGAACCCGACATGCATACGTTGAATCGAACGCCATCCGCACGCTCTCGCTAAAGGCCTTCTAGGGGCAGTATGTGCCTGCTGACGCCGTGGGCCGCGTAAGAAGTACTTACCGAAAAAGCCCATCTAAACCTCCTCTTGCGCTTCAACGGGGGTGTCGACCAACTGCAAAATGACCCTGTCGACTTGGAATCCTTCGAAAGGAAGTTTCGACTGGCAAATTAGTTCCGGCAATCGGCACCAGCCCCCCGCCGTCACCGAGATACGCCAATAGGCCCTGCGCTGGAGCTTTTGCTGACTTGGCGAGTTGTTAGACCAGATTTCATCGGCGAAAGGCACCCATGGGCGCGAAACATGCCAATCCAGTCGTCGGTCCGTCAAAGCCGCGATTGCTCGGCGTGCTTGGCCCCGGTCTGATTACTGGTGCCTCCGACGATGATCCAAGCGGCATTGCAACTTATTCGCAAACCGGCGCCCAATTCGGATTCGCCCTGACATGGACGATGCTCTTCAGCTACCCGCTAATGTCGGTCGTTCAGGAAATCAGCGGGCGGATTGGCCGGACCACCGGGCGAGGCATTGCAGGCAACATGCGGCTCTACTATCCGAATTGGCTGCTGCAATCCGTCGTAGCCCTCCTGCTCATCGCCAACACCATCAACATCGGCGCCGATCTCGGCGCCATGGCGGATGCCTTGAGGCTGATCGTAGGGGGTCCCCTGCTTGTTTATGTCGTTCTGTTCGGGGCGGTGTCGGTCGTTCTCCAGGTTTTCCTGAAATACAGCCGATACGTTTCCGTTCTTAAATGGCTGACGCTGTCGCTGTTCGCTTATTTCGGAACCGCTATGGTGGTTCACGTTCCCTGGAATGAGGTGGCGAAAGGTCTGTTCATCCCCACATTCACCTCGGATGCTCCATTCTGGACCGCGGTGGTCGCGATTTTTGGGACCACCATCAGTCCCTATCTGTTCTTCTGGCAGGCCTCCCAGGAGGTGGAGGACATGAAGGCCAAGCCAGAGCGCGATCCGCTCAAAGGCGCCCCCAAACAAGCGCAAGGTGCGATCGAGCGCATCCGTCTGGATACCTATGTCGGCATGGCGTTTTCCAATATTGTCGCCCTCGCCATCATGATCACCGCCGGAGCTACCTTGCACGTCAACGGCGTCACCGACATCGAAACCACGAGCCAGGCGGCTGAAGCCTTGAAGCCAGTTGCCGGCTCGTTTGCCTTTTTCATTTTCGCGCTCGGGGTCATCGGCACAGGACTGCTCGCCATCCCGGTACTCGCCGGCTCGGCTGGCTATGCGCTCGGTGAATCGCGAAAGTGGCCAACCGGGCTGGAGCGCGAGCCGCTCGAGGCCAAGGCCTTCTACGGGACAATCGCAGTGGCCACCCTCATCGGCGCGGCTCTCAACTTCAC is part of the Mesorhizobium loti genome and encodes:
- a CDS encoding response regulator, whose amino-acid sequence is MAVILIVEDEVFIRQTAEWTIGDLGHTVLLAGDLAAALLHLSTPPQIDALFVDIRLSALAFGGYDVANQAIKLQPGLRVLYTSGSPLTADMTEMFVDGGQFLQKPYSPAQLEYSVKELLH
- a CDS encoding divalent metal cation transporter, translated to MGAKHANPVVGPSKPRLLGVLGPGLITGASDDDPSGIATYSQTGAQFGFALTWTMLFSYPLMSVVQEISGRIGRTTGRGIAGNMRLYYPNWLLQSVVALLLIANTINIGADLGAMADALRLIVGGPLLVYVVLFGAVSVVLQVFLKYSRYVSVLKWLTLSLFAYFGTAMVVHVPWNEVAKGLFIPTFTSDAPFWTAVVAIFGTTISPYLFFWQASQEVEDMKAKPERDPLKGAPKQAQGAIERIRLDTYVGMAFSNIVALAIMITAGATLHVNGVTDIETTSQAAEALKPVAGSFAFFIFALGVIGTGLLAIPVLAGSAGYALGESRKWPTGLEREPLEAKAFYGTIAVATLIGAALNFTPINPIRALFWSAVVNGVVAVPVMAIMMLMTARREVMGTSTVSLAMRLVGWLATAVMAAAAVVMIFQLFW